The following coding sequences lie in one Bdellovibrionales bacterium genomic window:
- a CDS encoding AzlD domain-containing protein: MIESSYLWWNIIFLMIGTICIRGSIIALSARVTISERVREIFSYIPAAILPAFIAPSVFFHSGKVEWAFGKERLLIIILASAVCLVVRSTLATVCFGLIMLYALTQFF, from the coding sequence ATGATCGAGAGCAGTTATCTTTGGTGGAATATCATTTTTTTGATGATCGGGACCATTTGCATTCGCGGGTCGATCATCGCGCTCTCGGCGAGAGTGACAATTTCGGAGCGTGTTCGTGAGATTTTTTCTTATATTCCTGCCGCTATTCTACCCGCGTTTATAGCACCGTCAGTTTTTTTCCATTCGGGCAAAGTGGAATGGGCTTTTGGAAAAGAGCGCTTACTCATCATAATTCTAGCGAGCGCTGTATGTCTTGTGGTTCGAAGCACGCTAGCTACGGTTTGCTTCGGCTTAATTATGCTCTACGCTCTCACTCAGTTTTTTTAA
- a CDS encoding MFS transporter yields MFFIILAGETVFMLPFLIPRLYRPLMLEGWNLTNTDLGVAFAAYGFTSTISYLFGGVFADKYHPRFLISISLALTSFASLFLVLNPSSITFISTYAFFGVSTVFLLWGALIKTTHVIGGEDRRSSALGVLDGGRGFVAAMAASLLLVAVSFYFPNLTSLKEQQEALRLIYFSVAAFTFITSLGVWWSLKSYQATGNTPERWNWSLALKCLKNKDVWLLSVVILASYCGYKGIDNYSIYLVDVHGKDLATASSLTSIILWLRPASALLTGVFADHVHRRRPSGRFFILFVLCLLGGIFHMIAATTGFSHFYYAFGVLLMSSCFVYGLRAVYFSIFGDLRIENYLVGTTIGIASFVGFLPDFFFGYICGVLIDANPGSLGYSYAFIFTAVCLFAGAFCSYGLYRQARAFDPSALPE; encoded by the coding sequence ATGTTTTTTATTATTTTAGCGGGCGAAACTGTTTTTATGCTGCCGTTTTTAATTCCTCGCCTCTACCGACCCTTAATGCTGGAGGGCTGGAATCTCACCAACACGGATCTTGGCGTAGCCTTTGCCGCGTATGGCTTTACTTCGACGATCTCCTATCTTTTTGGCGGCGTCTTTGCAGATAAATATCATCCCCGCTTTTTAATTTCTATTTCTCTCGCTTTGACATCTTTTGCGAGTTTATTTTTAGTTCTCAATCCATCCTCCATCACCTTTATTAGCACCTACGCCTTCTTTGGTGTGAGTACGGTTTTTCTTCTCTGGGGAGCGCTGATCAAAACGACCCACGTGATTGGGGGCGAAGATCGCCGCTCCAGTGCGCTGGGAGTTTTAGACGGCGGTCGCGGATTTGTGGCGGCCATGGCGGCTTCTCTTTTGCTTGTCGCTGTTTCATTTTACTTCCCGAATCTCACAAGCCTCAAAGAGCAGCAAGAGGCGCTTCGTCTTATTTATTTTTCGGTGGCCGCGTTCACTTTTATAACGTCGCTCGGAGTGTGGTGGAGTCTTAAAAGCTATCAAGCCACCGGGAACACACCCGAACGATGGAATTGGTCTCTCGCTTTAAAGTGTCTTAAAAATAAGGACGTGTGGCTCCTGAGTGTGGTGATCCTCGCCTCCTACTGCGGATATAAGGGGATTGATAACTACTCCATCTATTTGGTCGATGTTCATGGCAAAGATTTAGCGACCGCCTCGTCGCTGACCTCTATCATTTTGTGGCTCCGTCCCGCATCGGCCCTGCTCACGGGTGTGTTTGCTGATCACGTTCACCGAAGAAGGCCCAGCGGACGATTTTTTATTCTGTTTGTTCTCTGCTTGTTGGGAGGGATTTTCCATATGATCGCCGCAACGACAGGATTTTCTCACTTTTATTACGCCTTTGGTGTCTTGCTCATGTCCTCTTGTTTTGTCTACGGGCTTAGAGCTGTTTACTTTTCCATTTTTGGAGATTTAAGAATCGAAAACTATCTGGTGGGAACAACAATAGGAATCGCCTCTTTTGTCGGCTTTTTACCGGATTTCTTTTTTGGCTACATCTGCGGCGTACTGATCGACGCGAACCCGGGATCTCTCGGCTACAGTTACGCTTTTATCTTCACCGCGGTTTGCTTATTTGCCGGCGCCTTTTGCAGCTATGGACTTTACCGCCAGGCACGAGCATTTGACCCTTCAGCGCTCCCTGAGTAA
- a CDS encoding inorganic phosphate transporter → MEYSVYLIGFIIIIALAFDFMNGFHDAANSIATIVSTRVLKPQTAVVWAAFFNLIAFAFFGLHVANTIGRGIVDVSIVDPIVVLAALIAAITWNVITWYYGIPSSSSHALIGGLIGAALIKAGTSALEVAGISKVVVSIFLSPLFGFVLSFFIMGIVGRILFYAVPARIHSASRKLQLVSAALYSIGHGGNDAQKTMGIIAVLLYTSGHMTGDFHVPLWVIAACHIAMAFGTLFGGWRIVETMGLKIAKLTPLGGCCAETSGAITLFLATSLGAPVSTTHTITGSIMGVGAVNKLSAVRWGVAKNIVLAWILTIPVTAFISAVTWWLCQMMM, encoded by the coding sequence ATGGAATACAGCGTCTACCTTATCGGTTTTATCATCATCATCGCACTGGCGTTTGATTTTATGAATGGGTTTCACGACGCTGCAAACTCGATCGCAACCATCGTCTCCACGCGGGTTCTTAAACCACAGACGGCAGTGGTGTGGGCCGCATTTTTTAATTTAATCGCCTTCGCCTTCTTTGGGCTTCACGTGGCAAACACCATTGGCCGAGGCATCGTCGATGTCAGTATTGTTGATCCCATTGTGGTCCTCGCCGCGTTGATTGCGGCGATCACCTGGAATGTGATCACATGGTACTATGGCATCCCCTCCTCCTCGTCTCACGCTCTGATTGGTGGGCTCATTGGGGCCGCTCTCATCAAAGCGGGAACATCCGCTCTGGAAGTCGCAGGAATATCTAAAGTTGTTGTCTCCATTTTTCTTTCGCCACTCTTCGGTTTTGTTCTTTCCTTTTTTATTATGGGGATTGTCGGGCGAATTTTGTTTTATGCCGTTCCTGCGCGGATTCATTCCGCCAGTCGAAAACTGCAGCTCGTTTCTGCAGCACTTTACAGTATTGGGCACGGCGGTAACGATGCCCAGAAGACCATGGGGATCATCGCGGTTCTTCTGTACACCTCCGGGCATATGACAGGTGACTTTCATGTCCCACTCTGGGTGATCGCCGCATGTCACATTGCTATGGCGTTCGGCACTTTGTTTGGCGGTTGGAGAATCGTTGAGACCATGGGCCTCAAAATTGCGAAACTGACTCCTTTGGGGGGCTGTTGCGCAGAGACCAGTGGAGCGATCACACTCTTTCTCGCCACCTCTCTCGGTGCACCTGTCTCCACAACCCACACCATCACCGGCTCAATCATGGGAGTCGGTGCGGTGAACAAGTTGTCGGCCGTAAGATGGGGCGTCGCTAAGAACATTGTACTCGCGTGGATTCTAACGATCCCCGTCACCGCTTTCATTTCGGCGGTCACGTGGTGGCTTTGCCAAATGATGATGTAG
- a CDS encoding DUF47 family protein gives MMSWFVPREAKFFEMFRSATDLLLEGSRELVAMIDDLPNVEQRAKNIKLIEQKADKITHTAVEALHSTFITPLDRDDIYKLISKMDDILDHTDAAAQRFHLYDIRTVTPEIRELGAIILRSVEKVSEVVGRLEDMKNTEGTLKLCEEINRLENESDHIMRVGMAKLFREEIGFKDLIKMKEILELLESVCDRCKDVSHIVEGIVLDHA, from the coding sequence ATGATGAGCTGGTTCGTACCTCGTGAGGCCAAGTTTTTTGAAATGTTCCGTAGCGCGACAGACCTCCTTCTCGAAGGTTCTCGAGAACTTGTCGCCATGATTGACGACCTTCCCAATGTCGAACAGCGAGCAAAAAATATTAAGCTGATCGAACAGAAGGCCGATAAAATCACTCACACGGCTGTTGAGGCTTTGCACTCCACGTTTATTACCCCCTTAGATCGCGATGATATTTATAAGTTGATCTCGAAGATGGATGACATTTTAGATCACACCGATGCGGCGGCTCAGCGTTTTCACCTTTATGACATTCGCACCGTCACTCCCGAAATCCGAGAACTCGGCGCCATCATTCTTCGCTCTGTCGAAAAAGTTTCAGAGGTCGTGGGGCGTCTGGAAGATATGAAAAATACCGAAGGCACTTTAAAGCTCTGCGAAGAGATCAATCGTCTGGAGAATGAGTCCGACCACATTATGCGCGTCGGAATGGCTAAACTCTTTCGGGAAGAAATCGGATTTAAAGATCTGATCAAAATGAAAGAGATCCTAGAACTTTTAGAGTCGGTGTGCGACCGATGCAAAGACGTATCTCACATTGTTGAAGGCATTGTCCTGGATCACGCTTAG
- a CDS encoding SDR family oxidoreductase, whose amino-acid sequence MKNDLILVVGATGTVGSELILLLKNKGFRTRATTSKPVQPTEDLVSMNMATGEGIKEAFEGVDRAFLLSPPGYADQYAMLSPLIQESKRRGLKKVVLMTAMGANASEAAPMRKAELELEKSGLHYNIIRPNWFFQNFQTFWIQGIMEENKILLPAGTAKVSFIDAKDISAVAAQLLTSTQWDHRDFDLTGPEAVDHQQVADAISRVAGRKIQYQEISSESFQKGLVQAGLPQDYAEFLTMIFGFLKEGYSARTTSSVEEITGKKPRSLIQYINENKNSWNN is encoded by the coding sequence ATGAAGAACGATCTTATTTTAGTTGTAGGTGCGACAGGAACGGTGGGTAGCGAATTGATACTCCTACTCAAAAACAAAGGATTTCGAACTCGAGCCACCACCAGCAAACCCGTTCAACCCACCGAAGACCTTGTGTCGATGAATATGGCCACGGGCGAAGGGATTAAAGAGGCTTTTGAAGGTGTGGACCGCGCGTTTTTATTGTCACCTCCGGGATATGCAGATCAATACGCGATGCTTTCGCCATTGATTCAAGAGTCAAAGCGTCGTGGACTTAAGAAAGTGGTCTTGATGACCGCGATGGGTGCGAACGCGAGCGAAGCGGCCCCCATGCGAAAAGCCGAGCTGGAACTTGAAAAATCAGGATTACATTACAACATCATTCGACCGAATTGGTTTTTCCAAAACTTCCAAACGTTTTGGATCCAAGGGATCATGGAGGAGAATAAAATTCTTCTCCCGGCGGGGACCGCGAAAGTGAGTTTTATTGATGCGAAGGATATTTCGGCCGTGGCCGCGCAACTTTTAACGAGCACTCAGTGGGATCATCGAGATTTTGATCTCACCGGTCCAGAGGCTGTGGATCATCAGCAAGTGGCTGATGCGATTTCGAGAGTCGCGGGAAGGAAAATTCAGTACCAAGAGATCAGCTCGGAGTCTTTTCAAAAGGGCTTAGTGCAGGCCGGTCTTCCCCAAGATTACGCTGAATTTCTCACGATGATCTTTGGATTTCTCAAGGAGGGTTACAGCGCGAGAACCACCTCCAGTGTGGAAGAGATTACCGGAAAGAAGCCTCGCTCACTGATTCAATATATTAATGAAAACAAAAATTCATGGAACAACTAA
- a CDS encoding SDR family oxidoreductase, producing the protein MFCFWKKSSNPFQSVILVTGCSSGIGLALAKILYTQLHYRVVVTGRGASLPHLIERFPETDRFWVRSLDVTVDSERQQLIAEINAKWGGVNILVNNAGVSYRAVVEHMSAREEHHQFETNYFGPVSLIRAVLPTMRKAGWGKIINVSSVSGMLAMPTMGSYSASKYALEGISEALWFEVRPLGINVSLIQPGFVRSKSFLNVQYSQLSGPEHGTEGLYADYYKNMTPFIERLMGYSLTTPAGVARQILNTMEKRNPALWIPATLDAKTFYYLRRFIPRRILLEVLFATLPRVKQWAKTYTQRSSKK; encoded by the coding sequence ATGTTCTGTTTTTGGAAAAAATCTTCTAATCCCTTCCAGTCTGTTATCTTGGTTACAGGATGTAGTTCTGGAATTGGGTTAGCACTTGCAAAAATTCTTTATACGCAACTTCACTATCGGGTGGTCGTCACCGGTCGGGGAGCTTCATTACCTCATCTTATCGAGCGCTTTCCGGAGACGGATAGATTTTGGGTGAGATCATTAGACGTCACGGTCGATTCCGAGCGGCAACAGCTGATCGCTGAAATCAACGCCAAGTGGGGTGGTGTAAATATCCTCGTGAATAATGCAGGTGTGAGTTATCGAGCGGTGGTGGAGCACATGAGTGCCCGCGAAGAACACCATCAATTCGAAACCAACTATTTCGGTCCTGTCAGTTTAATTCGAGCCGTTCTGCCGACGATGCGGAAGGCGGGTTGGGGGAAAATCATCAATGTGTCCTCGGTGAGTGGGATGTTGGCGATGCCTACAATGGGCTCTTATAGCGCATCGAAATATGCTTTAGAGGGCATTAGCGAGGCGTTGTGGTTTGAGGTGAGGCCTCTAGGAATTAATGTGAGCCTGATTCAACCGGGTTTTGTGAGATCCAAATCTTTTTTAAATGTGCAGTACTCGCAACTGTCGGGGCCTGAGCATGGAACCGAAGGGCTCTACGCTGATTATTACAAAAATATGACTCCCTTTATCGAAAGACTCATGGGGTATAGCTTAACCACGCCGGCAGGTGTGGCGCGACAGATTTTAAATACTATGGAAAAGCGAAATCCCGCTCTCTGGATTCCAGCCACTCTCGATGCCAAAACCTTTTATTATTTACGTCGATTTATTCCACGTCGAATACTGCTCGAAGTTTTATTTGCAACTTTACCGAGGGTGAAGCAGTGGGCAAAGACCTACACCCAACGCTCATCTAAAAAATAA
- a CDS encoding RNA-binding protein, with the protein MSKKLYVGNLPYSATDETLSEAFSAYGSVQSAKIIMDRDSGRSKGFAFVEMSTEEEASEAISKLNGSQMDGRAMNVSEAKPQAPRDNNSRGGGGRSRY; encoded by the coding sequence ATGAGTAAAAAACTATATGTCGGTAATCTTCCCTATTCAGCAACAGACGAGACGTTAAGCGAAGCTTTTTCTGCTTACGGATCTGTTCAGTCAGCTAAAATCATCATGGATCGTGACTCTGGTCGCAGCAAAGGTTTTGCTTTCGTAGAAATGTCTACAGAGGAAGAAGCTTCAGAAGCTATCAGCAAGCTTAACGGTTCTCAAATGGACGGTCGCGCGATGAACGTGAGCGAAGCGAAGCCTCAAGCTCCTCGTGACAATAACAGTCGCGGTGGCGGCGGACGCAGTCGCTACTAG
- a CDS encoding AzlC family ABC transporter permease → MKTTNYFALGFRETIPILTGVIPFGAVMGTVSAEAHLTFFQTMFMNLFVFSGAAQLASIELMTKHAASVVVVATGLVINLRFLLYSAAVSPVVQRSSFLIKLLCAHSLTDQSYAVMSSHQDKLKTNAETLQFYFGTAACMFLSWQAGVIAGFIFGNFAPASWALDYAVPLSFLALVIPTLKNKKYITIAIFSSVVSILLHPLPYRTGLLGTAILSVGLAYLLSRKKANP, encoded by the coding sequence ATGAAGACGACAAATTACTTCGCCCTTGGCTTTCGCGAAACCATTCCTATCCTTACCGGAGTGATCCCCTTCGGCGCAGTGATGGGAACCGTCTCTGCCGAAGCACATCTGACTTTTTTTCAGACCATGTTCATGAATCTGTTTGTATTTTCTGGCGCCGCTCAACTGGCGTCTATTGAGTTAATGACCAAACATGCGGCCAGTGTCGTTGTGGTGGCGACAGGGCTCGTGATCAATTTGCGATTTCTTCTCTATAGCGCGGCGGTGTCCCCTGTTGTTCAACGATCTTCGTTTTTAATCAAACTCCTTTGCGCCCACTCACTCACGGATCAAAGTTATGCGGTGATGTCTTCTCACCAGGACAAACTCAAGACGAATGCAGAGACCCTGCAATTTTATTTTGGAACCGCCGCCTGCATGTTTCTGTCGTGGCAAGCTGGGGTGATTGCCGGCTTTATTTTTGGAAATTTCGCGCCCGCCTCTTGGGCTCTGGACTATGCCGTTCCCTTAAGTTTTTTGGCGCTGGTTATACCAACGCTTAAAAATAAAAAGTATATAACGATTGCGATCTTTTCTTCGGTGGTTTCAATTCTTCTCCACCCACTGCCGTATCGCACAGGTTTGCTTGGCACTGCGATACTTTCTGTGGGACTGGCTTATCTCCTCTCTCGAAAAAAGGCGAATCCATGA
- a CDS encoding S1 RNA-binding domain-containing protein, with product MSKKKNTPDLFNDPVKNESEDFAAMFETSMSNIGKTLRVGDVLKDAEILSIGKSEAFVATGTTQDAVLLNVDLLDENKNLKFKVGDRIDVVVVRANADEIRVTRRGSKSAPVDIDSLEDAFDMELPVEGKVTEAVNGGYRVLIQGQTAFCPISQLGVPYGQDASDYIGKKFEFIITQFDARKRNLVVSRRKLLDLQKAEGEGAWIESHKVGDIVPGKVTRVEQYGAFVDLGSGVEGLVHVSEIGFVRLKHANEGVRINDQVQVKILKIEEEGTRLKIGLSLKQAGGVSDPWALVPQDFPVGAIVDGTVDKKEVYGYFITLKNGINGLLPKAKWRDSEDSKKYESLKKGDSVKVRIDELKFDERKISLGLPTEEQDESWREHQSTSSLGGAFAAAFSKAQENAKSKR from the coding sequence ATGAGCAAAAAGAAAAATACCCCTGATTTATTCAATGATCCTGTAAAAAACGAATCCGAAGATTTCGCAGCGATGTTTGAAACATCGATGTCCAATATCGGAAAAACTCTGCGAGTGGGCGATGTGCTTAAAGATGCCGAAATCCTCAGTATCGGTAAAAGTGAAGCTTTTGTAGCCACCGGTACCACTCAAGATGCGGTGTTGTTAAACGTTGATCTCTTAGATGAAAATAAAAACCTTAAATTTAAAGTGGGCGATCGCATCGATGTGGTCGTTGTGCGCGCCAATGCTGATGAAATTCGGGTCACTCGCCGTGGTTCTAAATCTGCGCCGGTCGATATCGATAGTCTCGAAGACGCCTTTGATATGGAACTTCCGGTGGAGGGTAAAGTTACAGAAGCGGTCAACGGGGGTTATCGTGTGTTGATCCAGGGACAAACTGCGTTTTGTCCGATCAGCCAATTAGGGGTTCCCTACGGTCAAGATGCTAGTGATTACATCGGCAAGAAATTCGAGTTTATTATTACCCAGTTTGACGCTCGTAAAAGAAATCTCGTAGTCTCTCGTCGTAAGCTTTTAGATCTCCAAAAAGCCGAGGGTGAAGGAGCCTGGATTGAATCTCACAAAGTCGGTGATATTGTCCCAGGAAAAGTCACACGCGTTGAGCAGTACGGCGCCTTTGTCGACTTAGGCAGCGGTGTCGAAGGCTTAGTTCATGTTTCCGAAATTGGCTTTGTTCGCTTGAAGCACGCCAACGAAGGTGTTCGAATCAACGACCAAGTTCAGGTTAAAATATTAAAAATCGAAGAGGAAGGGACTCGTTTAAAAATCGGATTGTCTCTAAAGCAGGCCGGTGGAGTGAGTGATCCTTGGGCTCTGGTGCCTCAAGATTTTCCGGTGGGCGCTATTGTCGACGGCACTGTCGATAAAAAAGAAGTCTATGGCTACTTTATAACTCTTAAGAACGGAATTAACGGTCTCTTGCCGAAAGCCAAATGGCGCGATTCCGAAGATTCTAAGAAATACGAGTCGTTGAAAAAAGGCGACAGCGTGAAAGTGAGAATTGATGAACTCAAGTTTGATGAACGCAAAATTTCTTTAGGTCTACCGACCGAAGAGCAGGACGAATCGTGGCGCGAGCATCAATCCACCTCGTCGTTAGGTGGAGCCTTTGCCGCGGCTTTTTCTAAAGCTCAAGAAAACGCCAAGTCCAAAAGATAA
- a CDS encoding FKBP-type peptidyl-prolyl cis-trans isomerase produces the protein MRPQVISFKCILKNKAGRMISSTFNKEVLTSVDGAHEGMLSGLAKKLQNLTKGEKRSIELFAEEAYGLYDPQKIILFPRKNLPRSVKKGEAVSIVSKTGVRRAYLVVELHSDFASLDGNHPLAGQDLVFEIETIDARDATAKEIDASSNVVSSQLLH, from the coding sequence ATGCGTCCACAAGTTATCTCTTTTAAATGTATTCTCAAAAATAAAGCCGGCCGAATGATCAGTTCCACCTTTAATAAAGAAGTACTCACGTCAGTTGATGGCGCCCACGAGGGCATGCTTTCAGGCCTGGCAAAGAAGTTACAAAACCTCACCAAAGGTGAAAAACGAAGCATCGAACTTTTCGCTGAAGAAGCTTACGGTCTCTACGATCCGCAAAAAATTATTTTGTTTCCACGCAAAAACCTACCTCGCTCCGTGAAAAAAGGCGAAGCGGTCAGCATCGTCAGTAAAACGGGTGTTCGTCGCGCTTATCTCGTGGTCGAACTGCACTCCGACTTTGCAAGTTTAGATGGAAATCATCCTCTCGCTGGGCAAGATCTGGTGTTTGAGATTGAAACTATCGATGCCCGCGATGCGACCGCTAAAGAGATCGATGCCTCAAGCAATGTCGTTTCTTCGCAACTCTTGCACTAA
- a CDS encoding FBP domain-containing protein, which produces MKYENLSPIQHTLPFRIEAEEDLYRIFRADDHSKVILPNTMEFPLEIEYYHSWTESSGNYTYLIFKRPNWDSPHGLVFRRVQSHESTTGMCSWCHSTGGADQIGMLTVSVNPRKTIGQYICLNIDCLSKLETQTTMTGKSLNTLTEQLCGKMGDFYEKVIWAEPKV; this is translated from the coding sequence ATGAAGTACGAAAATCTCTCTCCCATTCAACACACACTTCCGTTTCGTATTGAGGCCGAAGAAGATTTGTACAGAATCTTTCGCGCCGATGATCACAGCAAAGTCATTCTTCCCAACACGATGGAGTTTCCACTCGAAATTGAATATTACCACAGCTGGACAGAGTCTTCGGGAAACTACACCTATTTGATTTTTAAGCGACCCAATTGGGATTCACCCCACGGTCTGGTTTTTCGCCGGGTTCAATCCCACGAGTCCACCACCGGAATGTGCAGTTGGTGTCACTCCACCGGGGGCGCAGATCAAATTGGAATGCTCACGGTCTCCGTGAATCCTCGTAAAACTATAGGCCAATATATTTGTCTCAACATCGACTGCCTGTCCAAACTCGAGACCCAAACGACGATGACCGGTAAAAGCTTAAACACGCTGACCGAGCAGCTGTGCGGAAAAATGGGCGACTTTTACGAAAAAGTGATTTGGGCAGAGCCTAAAGTTTAA
- a CDS encoding LysR family transcriptional regulator produces MDLELVHIFIQVIKSGGFSKAADSLKLPKSTVSKAITRLETETGTKLLLRTTRSQTLTASGKAFYDSCVGPLEAIENAQKSLYGSTSLITGNIKLTAPEDLGSEVIAPAAGLLTQKHPGLTFELIYTDEVLDLVKDGYDLAIRIGKLKESSIKVKKLGDIKLILVASPAYLKKKSKISKLEDLQDHDCLFLGPRSSRGQWVLKANASSVQVSIRPRIVSNQMSSLIKAALAGSGLALVPIFLAAPDLQSQRLVRVLPQWTTPGVPVSLLSPVPFSSSARLRLVTDHITQEVQKALALKG; encoded by the coding sequence ATGGATCTAGAGCTTGTGCACATTTTTATACAAGTGATTAAGAGCGGAGGCTTTTCGAAGGCCGCAGACTCTCTCAAACTCCCCAAGTCCACAGTAAGTAAAGCCATCACTCGCCTCGAGACTGAGACGGGCACAAAGCTCCTACTCCGTACCACTCGAAGTCAAACTCTCACCGCCTCTGGTAAGGCCTTCTATGACAGTTGCGTGGGCCCGCTCGAGGCCATCGAAAACGCCCAAAAATCTTTATACGGAAGCACAAGCCTGATCACCGGCAATATTAAACTGACCGCTCCCGAGGATTTAGGCTCCGAGGTGATTGCGCCGGCCGCAGGACTTCTCACCCAAAAGCACCCTGGTTTAACGTTCGAATTAATTTATACGGACGAAGTCTTGGATTTGGTCAAAGACGGTTATGATTTAGCGATACGAATTGGAAAACTGAAAGAAAGTTCCATCAAGGTTAAAAAATTAGGTGATATCAAACTCATCCTGGTCGCATCGCCCGCGTACCTTAAAAAAAAATCTAAGATTTCTAAACTGGAAGACCTTCAAGATCATGACTGTTTATTTTTAGGACCGCGTTCATCACGGGGACAATGGGTTCTTAAAGCGAACGCGTCTTCGGTCCAAGTCTCGATCCGCCCCCGCATCGTGAGTAACCAGATGTCGAGTCTTATAAAAGCGGCTTTAGCCGGGAGTGGCTTAGCTCTTGTTCCTATTTTTCTCGCCGCTCCCGATCTACAATCTCAGCGTCTCGTTCGAGTTCTTCCCCAATGGACGACACCAGGAGTACCGGTCTCTTTGCTTTCGCCGGTGCCTTTTTCGTCGTCGGCACGACTTCGATTAGTCACAGACCATATCACTCAAGAAGTTCAAAAAGCGTTAGCCTTAAAAGGCTAA
- a CDS encoding RNA-binding protein, translated as MSKKLYVGNLSYSATDESLNETFSAVGAVQSAKIIMDRDSGRSKGFGFVEMSSESEAADAISKFNGSQMDGRAMNVSLAKPQAPRDNNSRGGGYNTRY; from the coding sequence ATGAGTAAAAAATTATATGTTGGAAATCTGTCGTATTCTGCAACGGATGAGTCTTTAAATGAGACTTTTTCTGCTGTTGGAGCTGTTCAATCTGCAAAAATCATCATGGATCGTGACTCTGGTCGCAGCAAAGGCTTCGGCTTTGTTGAGATGTCTTCAGAATCAGAAGCCGCTGATGCCATCAGCAAATTCAATGGTTCGCAAATGGATGGTCGCGCGATGAATGTATCTCTCGCAAAACCACAAGCTCCTCGTGACAATAACAGTCGCGGTGGTGGCTACAATACTCGTTACTAA